CTGCATTTCACGAAGATGCACCCAAAGCTGTTAGAAAATATGCTTATATGTTTGAAGCACAAGATGGCTCTTATCTTTTTGGTTTTCCATTTAAAACAACACCAGAGGTTGCTGCTTTTGCAAACGGTGTATTGGTAAGATATCTTGATTTTAACGACACTTATCTATCAAAAGAGCCACTGCATCCAAGTGATTGTATACCAGGATTATGGGCTGTGGGCGAATGGAAAAAACTTGGTGGTCATAAACTTTTGGAAGCAATTGTAATAGCATATGAAATTGGTGTTAATCTATGCGATGCGGCAAGTTTAAGAAAACACGGGTGGGATCATGTAAACTATGTTACTATTATGGAAGCTTGTGGTCTTGGTAAATTGTTGGGTCTTGAAGAACAAACCATACAACATGCAATTTCTTTAGCTTTAATACCCAATTTATCTGCGCGCCAAACAAGGGCCGGTGAACTTTCCATGTGGAAAGGTGCAGCTGCTGCCAATTCTGTAAGAAATGCCATCTTTGGTACTTTTCTGGCTATTAATGGTATGAGTGGTCCTTATCAACCATTTGAAGGTGAGATGGGCTTTTTTAAGCAAGTATTGGAAAACGAAACATTTGATGATAACGCTCTTGAACCTATCATAAAACAAAAAGAGCCCAAAAGAATACTTGATACTTACATTAAGTTTTATCCTGTGGAGTATCACGCTCAAAGTGTCGTTGATATAGTTAAAAAACTCCATCAGTATATAAGCTCTCCAGACGATATTGAATCAATACATATCGATACATTTAAAGCAGCATACGAAATAATAGCAAAAGATAAAGAAAAATGGGAACCAAAAACCAAAGAAACGGCAGACCATAGCATACAATACATAACAGTTGTGGGCATATTAGATGGAAATATAACAAAACATTCATTCAGTAAAGAAAAATTGAATGATCCAATTGTTAAAAAAATTCTTTCTACCAAAACAACGCTTGACCAAAAAGACGAGCTAACAGCAGGTTATCCAGACGGAATACCAAACAGAGTAACACTTAAAACTAAAGATCAAAAAATCTACACTGAAGAAGTAAAATATCCAAAAGGCCACGCAAAAAACAAAATGAGCGATGAAGAAGTTATTGAAAAATTCAAAAATAATGCCGAAGGTATTCTAACAAATACAGAGATGGAAAATGTAATTGATGCGGTTATGAACCTCGAAAAATGCGAAGATATATCTAAATTAGCTCAATTATTGAGGGTATAAAATGAGCTGGCTTGTAGAAGAACGTATGGATAATCCATCTTTAACACTAAAGAAATTATTAGAACAAAAAGATATTCTGGGTGTTGTTGGTGTATTTAACCCAATGAGTGCTCTAATTGCTCGTCAGGTAGGTTTTGAGTGTTGTTATTTATCTGGGGCAGCATTAACTGCGAGCCTTGGCATGCCTGATTTAAGTTTAATTGAGTTAAACGAAGTAGCAACAATGTGCGCTTATATTTATAGGGCAAGTGGCCTGCCAATGATAGTTGATGTAGATGTGGGTTTTGGTGAAACGTTAAATGTTGCAAAAACTGCTAAAACAATGCAAGAAGCAAAAGCAGCAGCTATACAAATTGAAGATCAGGAGCTTCCAAAAAAATGTGGGCATTTATCTGGGAAAAAAGTTATTGAAAAAGAAAGGATGGTGCAAAAGATTCGGGCAGCAAAAAAAGTAGCAAAAAATTTGCTTATTGTGGCAAGAACGGACGCAAAGGCTGTAAATGGCTTAAAAGATGCGATTGATAGGGCAAATAGCTATGTAGAAGCAGGTGCAGATATCGTTTTTCCTGAAGCTTTAGAAACAAAAGAAGAATTCAAAGAAGTAGCTTTAAATGTTAAAGCACCACTTTTAGCCAATATGACCGAATTTGGCAAAACTCCCTATATTACATTGGAAGAATTTAGGGATTTGGGTTACAAGATAGTTATATATCCGGTAAGTGCACTAAGGGCTGCAAACTATGCTATAAAGAAAACCTTCGAATATATAAAAGAACACGGTACACAAAAAGGGATATTAGATCAAATGCAAACAAGGCAGGAATTATATGAACTCATAAAGTATTCTGAGTATGAAGATTTTGACAAAGCTATCTTTGAAAAAAAATGACGCCCAAAAGGAGGTGTTATATGAAGCTTAAAGAAAAGCTAAAAGAAAAAATTGAAAACGAAAGGGAAAGAGTAAATAAGTTACTAAAAGAGTATGGCGATACAAAGGTAGGTGATATAACCATAGCTCAAGTAATTGGTGGAATGAGGGGTCTAAAAGTTTTGGTTACAGATATTTCATATTTAGATCCATTTGAAGGCATACGCTACAGAGGCTACACGGTAGATGAAGTACTTCAAAAACTTCCAAAACCAAAAGGTGCAGAAATGCCATATGACGAAGCTCAATTCTACCTTTTAATGACTGGCGATATTCCTACTGAACAGGAAGTACAAGAGATAATAGATTTATTTAAAGAAAAAAGAAAGGTTCCAAATTATGTTTATAAAGTATTAGATTCCATGCCCACTCAAGCACGCCCTGATGTTATGTTAGCTGTAGCAGTAGA
This sequence is a window from Desulfurella sp.. Protein-coding genes within it:
- a CDS encoding MmgE/PrpD family protein yields the protein MDKYTKVFADYVVNTKMIPQESIHEAKRRILDSFGVMYAAFHEDAPKAVRKYAYMFEAQDGSYLFGFPFKTTPEVAAFANGVLVRYLDFNDTYLSKEPLHPSDCIPGLWAVGEWKKLGGHKLLEAIVIAYEIGVNLCDAASLRKHGWDHVNYVTIMEACGLGKLLGLEEQTIQHAISLALIPNLSARQTRAGELSMWKGAAAANSVRNAIFGTFLAINGMSGPYQPFEGEMGFFKQVLENETFDDNALEPIIKQKEPKRILDTYIKFYPVEYHAQSVVDIVKKLHQYISSPDDIESIHIDTFKAAYEIIAKDKEKWEPKTKETADHSIQYITVVGILDGNITKHSFSKEKLNDPIVKKILSTKTTLDQKDELTAGYPDGIPNRVTLKTKDQKIYTEEVKYPKGHAKNKMSDEEVIEKFKNNAEGILTNTEMENVIDAVMNLEKCEDISKLAQLLRV
- the prpB gene encoding methylisocitrate lyase, with the protein product MSWLVEERMDNPSLTLKKLLEQKDILGVVGVFNPMSALIARQVGFECCYLSGAALTASLGMPDLSLIELNEVATMCAYIYRASGLPMIVDVDVGFGETLNVAKTAKTMQEAKAAAIQIEDQELPKKCGHLSGKKVIEKERMVQKIRAAKKVAKNLLIVARTDAKAVNGLKDAIDRANSYVEAGADIVFPEALETKEEFKEVALNVKAPLLANMTEFGKTPYITLEEFRDLGYKIVIYPVSALRAANYAIKKTFEYIKEHGTQKGILDQMQTRQELYELIKYSEYEDFDKAIFEKK